In the Corynebacterium anserum genome, CCTGCTGGCTGTCACGCCTCTTATTTCTTGTCTTAACGCTGTCCGGCCGTGGGGCCTGGTCCAGTCGCCAGTTTTCGCTGTATGTCTTTACTTTCTTACGTGCCGTGTGGTGGTTTCACCGCAAATGAATGCGCACGTAACTTCTAGCCAAGACATGTGAAACCCATAGACAACTTCCTCTGTATGAGGGCGGTGTTAATCAGTTTCACGCTCGGAAGGGAACGAGCATCCCCACTGTATGGTGGCGTGGATGTCCGCAAGCCTTCGCTTACTGCCGCTGTTCATTTACCATGTCCCACTCCGGCACCCGCAGTCGGGCGTGTCGCCCTGGATGACCGCAGTTACCGCACAGCAAAGCTTCCCTCAATCTTGTAATGATTGACGGTCTCTACTGACGATGGATCATGCTCACTTCACCAGCAATGCCTTCTTGGACTTTCCGTTGGGCAGTTCCTTGTGGGCTTACCCAAACCGTGCAATCCTCATGCACTGTGTTAAAGCAACGTTGGACAGTAAACCACAGTTCTTTCTCAAGTGCAAAATCCTCACTCCGACGCTTGCGCTAGGGTGGATTGGGTGAATGATTTTCGATCCGATCCGGAGTATGTTGCTCGCCGTCGTCAGATCATCAGGGAGAACCACCCCGATCGCGGAGGTTCCGACGAACAGTTGATTCGCGCATTGAAAGAGCTCGATGAACAATGGTCTCGGCGCAGGTCTCTCCGTAGCCAATTTGAACAGTCGATGCCTTCATTCATTCCTGGACACATCGCAGAACAGGCATATGACCGCGCTGAAATATATGTAGGGAAACTGCAAAAATCTACCGAACATTTTTTTCAACGGAGGAACTCCGGCCGTGCTTCTGATTTAGCGGGCAAAATTGCCGAACAGGCCGGCCGGTTCGCCGGGTCTGCTCGCCGAAAGATACAGGACGAAGTTCGGAAGCGCACACAGCGCGAGTAACCGCCCCACGCAAAACGTCCGCATAGCAAAAGGAACCGAACCACGCTATGTGGATCGATCCCTGTTCCCTGCGCTCTATGAGCGTCAGGCACAACCGCTATTAGGCGATTACTTGGTGATCTTGGTAACGCGACCAGCGCCAACGGTGCGGCCACCCTCGCGGATAGCGAAGCGCAGTCCCTCGTCCATAGCCACTGGCTGGATCAGGGTAACGCTCATGTCAACGTTGTCGCCTGGCATAACCATGTCGGTGCCCTCAGGAAGCTTCACAACACCGGTAACGTCGGTGGTACGGAAGTAGAACTGTGGACGGTAGTTGTCGAAGAATGGGGTGTGGCGGCCACCCTCGTCCTTGGACAGAACGTAGACAGAGCCCTCGAACTCGGTGTGAGGGGTGTATGCGCCTGGCTTAGCAACGATCTGGCCGCGCTCTACGTCTTCGCGCTTCAGACCACGCAGCAGCAGAGCAGCGTTGTCGCCGGCCTCAGCGGTATCCAGCAGCTTGTTGAACATCTCGATGGAGGTAACGGTGGTCTTCTGGGACTTCTCGCGAATACCCAGGATCTCAACCTCATCGTTCAGGTTCAGAACGCCACGCTCAACACGGCCGGTAACAACGGTACCGCGGCCGGTGATGGTGAAGATGTCCTCAACTGGCATCAGGAATGGACGGTCGGTCTCACGTACTGGGTCTGGGATGGACTCATCGCAAGCGTTCATCAGCTCAACGATCTTCTCGGTCCATTCTGCGTCGCCCTCGAGAGCCTTCAGAGCAGAGATGTGAACGACTGGAGCTTCCTCGTCGTACTCCTGCTCAGCCAGCAGCTCACGAACTTCCATCTCGACGAGCTCGAGGAGCTCCTCGTCATCAACCATGTCGCACTTGTTCAGAGCAACGAGGATGTAAGGAACACCAACCTGGCGAGCCAACAGAACGTGCTCACGGGTCTGAGGCATTGGACCGTCGGTAGCAGCGACAACCAGGATAGCGCCGTCCATCTGGGCAGCACCGGTGATCATGTTCTTGATGTAGTCAGCGTGACCTGGAGCGTCCACGTGTGCGTAGTGGCGCTTCTCGGTCTCGTACTCCACGTGGGAGATGTTGATGGTAATACCGCGCTCACGCTCTTCCGGTGCCTTATCGATGGCATCGAAAGCGAAGGACTTGTTGACATCTGGGTAGGTGTCAGCCAGGACCTTGGTGATGGCAGCGGTAGTGGTGGTCTTGCCGTGGTCGACGTGACCGATGGTGCCGATGTTAACGTGCGGCTTAGTACGCTCGAACTTAGCCTTCGCCACTTTGTGTCCTCCTGGACTTCTCGGTGGCTACGACTTTCGCAGCCACATACTTTTCTTTATCTTCCGACCTACTCCGCCTAACACCGGATGGTGTAGGTCGTGAAGTAGTCGGCCTTATCTTGCCGATGACAGTCTATGCATGCCGCCTCTTTCTACGAGCTTACGCCCTGCAGAAAATAGACCGCATTAGAACGCATGACTGGGCAACGGCCAGCACCGCACATACTACGGGAAAACCCCCACTGACAAAAACTTGCACCTCCCACATTCGGGAAAATGCCAGCCTATCAGTACGTATATGCTGTGCTGACCCCTGCCCCGCGGAGAAGAAGGAAAACGGTGGTCACTCGCTTTCCTCTCCTCCGTGGAAAAAGGGCTATGAACGGGCGCTTAGTTGGAGGATCCGCCTGTGCGCTCGTCAATGATCTCCTGTGCCACGTTGGTTGGAACTTCTGCGTAGGAATCGAAGATCATCGTGAAGTTTGCTCGGCCTGCGGTACGAGAACGTAGATCACCGATGTATCCGAACATCATGGACAGCGGAACCTTGGCTTTCACAACCTTGGCACCGGCACGGTCGTCCATGGAGGACACCTGACCGCGGCGGGAGTTGATATCGCCGATCACGTCACCCATGTACTCCTCTGGAGTAATGACCTCAACAGCCATCATAGGCTCCAGCAGCACTGGCTTAGCCTTTGCCACTGCCTCCTTCAGCGCCTGCGCACCAGCGAGCTTGAAGGCCATTTCGGAGGAGTCAACCTCGTGGTAAGCACCATCCAGGAGGGTTGCCTTGATGTTCACCAGCGGGAATCCGGCGAGGTAACCGTACTGCATGGCGTCCTGGATACCAGCGTCCACGGATGGAATGTATTCCTTCGGAACACGGCCGCCGGTGACCTCGTTGACGAATACGTAGTTCTCCTCGGAACCTTCTTCCGGCTCATAAGGCTCGATCGCAACGATCACGCGGGCGAACTGACCAGAACCACCGGTCTGCTTCTTGTGGGTGTATTCCAGACGCTCCACTGGCTTGCGGATGGTCTCACGGTATGCCACCTGTGGTGCACCCACGTTAGCTTCAACCTTGAACTCGCGCTTCATGCGGTCAACCAGAACGTCGAGGTGAAGTTCGCCCATGCCGCCGATCACGGTCTGACCGGTCTCTTCGTCCAACTTCACGGTGAAGGTTGGGTCTTCTTCGGCGAGCTTCTGGATAGCTGTACCCAGCTTCTCCTGGTCAGACTTGGTCTTAGGCTCGATAGCGACCTCGATCACTGGATCTGGGAAGTCCATGGACTCGAGGATCACCTGATCGTTCATATCACACAGTGTGTCACCGGTGGTGGTCTCCTTCAAACCGATGAACGCGTAGATGTGACCAGCGGAGGCCTTATCGACCGGCTGTTCCTTGTTGGAGTGCATTTGGAAGAGCTTGCCGACGCGCTCCTTCTTGCCCTTCGTCGCGTTCATAACCTGTCCACCGGACTCGACGGAACCGGAGTACACGCGGACATAGGTCAGCTTGCCGAAGAATGGGTGAACGGCAATCTTGAAGGCCAGTGCGGAGAACGGCTCGTCCTTCGACGGCTTACGCTTTACTTCCTTGGCAGGATCCTTCACATCGTGACCGATGATGGAACCCACGTCCATTGGGTTAGGCAGGAAGTCCACTACCGCGTCCAGCATCGGCTGGATGCCCTTGTTCTTGTAGGCGGAACCGCAGTAAACCGGGTAGACCTCAGAGTTGATGGTCAGCTTACGGATCTGAGCCTTCAGCTCATCAACGGTGATCTCCTCGCCAGCGAAGTAGCGCTCCATCAGCTCTTCATCGGACTCAGCGACAATCTCGATGAGCTTCTCGCGGTACTCCTCGGCCTTTTCCTGCAGATCGGCTGGGATCTCTTCCTCGGTTGCCTCGGTACCGATTTCGGTGACGCCACGCCAAGTGAGAGCCTTCATGGTCAGCAAGTCGACGATTCCGTCAAAGTCGTCTTCAGCGCCGATTGGCAGCTGCATTACCAAAGGCTTAGCACCCAGGCGATCAACGATGGTGTCTACGGTGTAGTAGAAGTCTGCACCGAGCTTATCCATCTTGTTCACGAAGCACACACGTGGAACGTCGTACTTAGTTGCCTGGCGCCATACCTGCTCGGACTGTGGCTCCACGCCCTCCTTGGCGTCGAACACGGCGACGGCACCATCCAGAACACGGAGGGAACGCTCGACCTCTACGGTGAAGTCAACGTGACCCGGCGTGTCGATGATGTTGATCTGGTTCTCTTTCCAGAAACAGGTGGTAGCAGCGGAGGTAATGGTGATACCACGCTCTTTCTCCTGTTCCATCCAGTCCATCGTGGACGCACCATCGTGAGTCTCACCGACTTTACGGTTAATGCCGGTGTAGAAAAGGATGCGCTCGGTGGTGGTGGTCTTACCGGCATCGATGTGCGCCATGATGCCGATGTTGCGGACCCTCTTCAGGTCAGTCAACGCTTCAAGTGCCACTGGGAAACCCCGCTCTTATCTTGTTGAGAGCGACCCGGTCCTTAGTGCCTGAAGCGTCGTGTACGCCGTAGGCATTCTTAAGGCCTCGCGAGCCGCGGGCTTTATCTGTACTCGATCTATTGTGCCAGGTTGTGCCAAGTTCTTCGACGCAACTCTTCTGGCCTCCGCTTGAGCCGGTAAAGACGATCATCTCTCCACCGGGCTGAAAGCCCCGATCGCTCGCAGCGACAGGGGCTTCAAAGTATGACTACCAGCGGTAGTGCGCAAAGGCGCGGTTAGCCTCAGCCATCTTGTGAGTATCTTCACGACGCTTAACGGACGCACCAAGACCGTTGGAAGCATCCAAAATTTCGTTAGCCAGACGCTCGGTCATGGTGTTCTCACGACGCTGACGGGTGAAAGTCACGAGCCAACGCAGTGCCAGAGTGGTGGAACGTCCTGGGCGAACCTCAACTGGAACCTGGTACGTAGCACCACCGACGCGGCGAGAGCGAACCTCGAGGGCTGGCTTCACGTTGTCAAGTGCCTTCTTCAGGGTGAGAACTGGATCGGTTCCGGTCTTCTCACGGCACAGCTCGAGTGCGCCGTAGACGATGCGCTCGGCGGTGGACTTCTTGCCGTCGAGAAGAACCTTGTTTACGAGCTGAGAAACGATAACGTCGCCGTAAACTGGGTCTTTAGGCAATGGGCGGGAAGGTGCTGGACCCTTACGAGGCATTCTTTACTTCTCCTTCTTCGCGCCGTAGCGGGAACGAGCCTGCTTACGGTCCTTGACACCCTGGGTATCGAGGGAGCCACGGATAATCTTGTAACGGACACCTGGGAGGTCCTTCACACGACCGCCACGCACAAGCACCATGGAGTGCTCCTGGAGGTTGTGACCCTCACCTGGAATGTAAGCAGAAACCTCAATGCCGGAAGTTAGGCGAACACGAGCGACCTTACGCAGCGCAGAGTTAGGCTTCTTAGGAGTGGTGGTGTACACACGGGTGCACACGCCGCGGCGCTGAGGAGAACCCTTCAGCGCAGCAGTGGCAACCTTAGCGGTCTTGTCATGGCGGCCCTTACGGACCAACTGCTGAATAGTTGGCATAAACCGACTTTCCTCTTGTCTTTCACTTCGATCGCCACTGAGGTACTGAGCAGTAACTTCAGCGGTATCTACTGTCTTTGTCCACATGCACGTGGGGCGAAATCGAGCTAAACACGCAAAAATAGGGGCTCTTTCGGGGCCCTTCCGGATGTTTAACTCTGCTCAGTCACAGCAGTCTGACTGCCGGAGCAAGCGAGCTCCCACCGCACAAGACGGGGGACTACCGCGCATACTACCTCGCAGCCGCGCCAGCACCAAATCTGAGGCTCAATGATTCTCCCCCAACGATCCCCAACGGGTCACACCTCTCCAGCGGCACCCCCACCTAATTCACAGACACATTTTCACCATACAACTCGCCGACCGGGAGGCGAGGATCAGAAGGCCAGTACTCCTGCGGAGTCAATGTCACGGTGACTTTCTGCCCGTCGTATTGGCTAAACGCACTCGTAGGCGGAATG is a window encoding:
- the rpsL gene encoding 30S ribosomal protein S12 is translated as MPTIQQLVRKGRHDKTAKVATAALKGSPQRRGVCTRVYTTTPKKPNSALRKVARVRLTSGIEVSAYIPGEGHNLQEHSMVLVRGGRVKDLPGVRYKIIRGSLDTQGVKDRKQARSRYGAKKEK
- the rpsG gene encoding 30S ribosomal protein S7 translates to MPRKGPAPSRPLPKDPVYGDVIVSQLVNKVLLDGKKSTAERIVYGALELCREKTGTDPVLTLKKALDNVKPALEVRSRRVGGATYQVPVEVRPGRSTTLALRWLVTFTRQRRENTMTERLANEILDASNGLGASVKRREDTHKMAEANRAFAHYRW
- the fusA gene encoding elongation factor G, with protein sequence MALEALTDLKRVRNIGIMAHIDAGKTTTTERILFYTGINRKVGETHDGASTMDWMEQEKERGITITSAATTCFWKENQINIIDTPGHVDFTVEVERSLRVLDGAVAVFDAKEGVEPQSEQVWRQATKYDVPRVCFVNKMDKLGADFYYTVDTIVDRLGAKPLVMQLPIGAEDDFDGIVDLLTMKALTWRGVTEIGTEATEEEIPADLQEKAEEYREKLIEIVAESDEELMERYFAGEEITVDELKAQIRKLTINSEVYPVYCGSAYKNKGIQPMLDAVVDFLPNPMDVGSIIGHDVKDPAKEVKRKPSKDEPFSALAFKIAVHPFFGKLTYVRVYSGSVESGGQVMNATKGKKERVGKLFQMHSNKEQPVDKASAGHIYAFIGLKETTTGDTLCDMNDQVILESMDFPDPVIEVAIEPKTKSDQEKLGTAIQKLAEEDPTFTVKLDEETGQTVIGGMGELHLDVLVDRMKREFKVEANVGAPQVAYRETIRKPVERLEYTHKKQTGGSGQFARVIVAIEPYEPEEGSEENYVFVNEVTGGRVPKEYIPSVDAGIQDAMQYGYLAGFPLVNIKATLLDGAYHEVDSSEMAFKLAGAQALKEAVAKAKPVLLEPMMAVEVITPEEYMGDVIGDINSRRGQVSSMDDRAGAKVVKAKVPLSMMFGYIGDLRSRTAGRANFTMIFDSYAEVPTNVAQEIIDERTGGSSN
- the tuf gene encoding elongation factor Tu; translated protein: MAKAKFERTKPHVNIGTIGHVDHGKTTTTAAITKVLADTYPDVNKSFAFDAIDKAPEERERGITINISHVEYETEKRHYAHVDAPGHADYIKNMITGAAQMDGAILVVAATDGPMPQTREHVLLARQVGVPYILVALNKCDMVDDEELLELVEMEVRELLAEQEYDEEAPVVHISALKALEGDAEWTEKIVELMNACDESIPDPVRETDRPFLMPVEDIFTITGRGTVVTGRVERGVLNLNDEVEILGIREKSQKTTVTSIEMFNKLLDTAEAGDNAALLLRGLKREDVERGQIVAKPGAYTPHTEFEGSVYVLSKDEGGRHTPFFDNYRPQFYFRTTDVTGVVKLPEGTDMVMPGDNVDMSVTLIQPVAMDEGLRFAIREGGRTVGAGRVTKITK